One Erpetoichthys calabaricus chromosome 9, fErpCal1.3, whole genome shotgun sequence genomic region harbors:
- the bsx gene encoding brain-specific homeobox protein homolog, with protein sequence MNVNFTSPVHQMPVQRPTSFFIEDILLHKPKPLREVFPSPFTSSLASRVPLLEYGYPLMPTPTILAPHPHHPLHKPDHHPYFLTTPGMQVPALFHHHPELPGKHCRRRKARTVFSDSQLSGLEKRFEMQRYLSTPERVELATALSLSETQVKTWFQNRRMKHKKQLRKSQDDQKSPNDLVLSSSETEGNEKMSSEMKSVNSQNSYVLEDNEDEVDIEDDDICSPDQLL encoded by the exons ATGAATGTAAATTTCACATCTCCTGTACATCAAATGCCCGTTCAGAGGCCAACTTCTTTCTTTATAGAAGACATTTTGCTACATAAACCAAAACCTCTCAGGGAggtttttccatcgccttttacAAGCTCATTGGCATCGAGAGTGCCCCTTCTGGAGTACGGATACCCGCTTATGCCAACTCCAACGATACTAGCACCTCATCCGCATCACCCTCTTCACAAACCAGACCATCACCCCTACTTCTTAACAACGCCGG gaatGCAGGTCCCGGCTCTTTTCCATCACCATCCCGAGTTGCCCGGCAAGCACTGTAGACGAAGAAAAGCCAGAACTGTGTTTTCGGACTCCCAGTTGTCCGGTTTGGAAAAACGCTTCGAAATGCAGAGGTACCTCTCCACACCGGAAAGAGTAGAGCTGGCCACAGCTCTCAGTCTGTCAGAAACTCAA GTTAAAACTTGGTTCCAGAACAGGAGGATGAAGCATAAGAAACAGCTGAGAAAGTCCCAGGATGATCAGAAGAGTCCAAACGATTTGGTCTTGAGCTCAAGTGAGACAGAGGGCAATGAAAAAATGTCCTCCGAGATGAAGAGTGTAAACAGCCAGAACTCGTACGTCCTCGAAGACAATGAGGACGAGGTCGACATCGAGGATGACGATATTTGCTCCCCTGACCAATTGCTATGA